From the genome of Streptomyces sp. SID8374:
GCTCCGGCGGGGAATCGGATGTTTAGCCTGACGCTTTACAGGGATGGCGCATCCGACAAGCCGGCGCCGCCGAGGCGGCGCCCGAACCGACAGGGTCCTGACGGCAGATGAAGACGACGACCACGATCCGCAACATTGCCAACCCCCGGCGCACCACGCTGGCGCACCTCAAGGACGCCGAGGCGCTCCAGACGCCCTTCCTGCCGGAGCACGCCGCCGACCTGCCCACCGTCACGGCCAACCCGCGCCGCACCATCCTCATGGAAGCCCCGGCCGCGGCCGCTCGCTAGCGGCCCCGTGATGGGCGAGGCTGTGCCCCCTCACCGCGTTAGCCTGGAGCGTCAGTCTTCAGCCAGCCAGCAAGTGAGGGGCGACAGCATCCCGTGCGCATCGCCAGGTTCTCCATCGACGGCAATGTCGCCTTCGGCGCCGTCGAAGGACAGGGCACCGTGGAATCCGGTGACCTCGTCCTCGACATCATCAAGGGCATCCCGTACGCCGACTTCGAGCTCTCGGGCACCAAGGTCCCGCTGAACAAGGTCCGGCTGCTGCCCCCCGTGCTCCCCAACAAGGTCGTGGCCATCGGCCGCAACTACGCGGAGCACGCCGCCGAGCTCGGCCATGAGGTCCCCGACGCGCCCATCACCTTCTTCAAGCCCACCACCTCGGTGATCGGCTCCGGCGACGCGATCGAGTACCCCTCCTTCTCGAACGACCTCCACCACGAGGCCGAGCTGGCCGTCGTCATCGGCCGCATGTGCCGCGAGGTCCCCCGCGAGCGCGTCAAGGACGTCATCCTCGGCTACACCTGCGCCAACGACGTCACCGCCCGCGATGTGCAGCAGCGCGAGAAGCAGTGGGCCCGCGCCAAGGGCTTCGACACCTCCTGCCCGCTGGGCCCCTGGGTGGAGACCGACGTGGACCCCCACGACCTCACCATCCAGGCGACGGTCAACGGCGAGCAGCGGCAGCTCGGCCGCACGAGCGACATGGTCCGCTCCGTCGAGGACCTGATCGTCCACATCACGGAGGCCATGACGCTGCTCCCGGGCGACGTCGTCCTCACGGGCAC
Proteins encoded in this window:
- a CDS encoding fumarylacetoacetate hydrolase family protein, producing the protein MRIARFSIDGNVAFGAVEGQGTVESGDLVLDIIKGIPYADFELSGTKVPLNKVRLLPPVLPNKVVAIGRNYAEHAAELGHEVPDAPITFFKPTTSVIGSGDAIEYPSFSNDLHHEAELAVVIGRMCREVPRERVKDVILGYTCANDVTARDVQQREKQWARAKGFDTSCPLGPWVETDVDPHDLTIQATVNGEQRQLGRTSDMVRSVEDLIVHITEAMTLLPGDVVLTGTPAGVGPLHVGDEVAVTIEGIGTLTNKVIKRG